In a genomic window of Deinococcus aquiradiocola:
- a CDS encoding MFS transporter, with the protein MSTPPTARPAPAWMLAALGTLVFLNVYAPQSLLPLLARDLNVSEVGAGSVVGATTLAIALVSPLSGAVSDALGRRRVILIAFLLLTLPALLATQAHTLAALDAARFLQGLVIPLVMVSCTAYAAEEYAGPGVARAITAYVTGTVLGGFAGRFLSGVTVDAVHDWRAAFWLLAATNLLGALLALALPASRHFRPVRDLRAVRADLTLHLHNRALLGTLAVGFVLLFTLVSAFTFVVLHLAAPPYRLSSAGTGGVFAVYLLGVVITPLASRLMAVRGSVRTFTVGVAFSLAGLGLTLLPSLPWIVVGLALASSGVFVGQAAALSAVQASVTRARSLATGLYNLAYYGGGAAATVIGGLAYARAGWAGAVACSAVALLLSLAVGLVTWRHAPGTPDGDPPAR; encoded by the coding sequence GTGTCCACTCCGCCCACCGCCCGGCCCGCCCCGGCATGGATGCTTGCGGCCCTCGGCACCCTGGTGTTCCTGAACGTGTACGCCCCGCAGTCGCTGCTGCCGCTCCTCGCGCGCGACCTGAACGTCAGCGAGGTCGGCGCCGGGTCGGTGGTCGGCGCGACGACGCTCGCCATCGCACTCGTGTCGCCCCTGAGCGGCGCGGTCTCGGACGCGCTCGGGCGCCGCCGGGTCATCCTGATTGCGTTCCTGCTGCTCACGCTGCCTGCCCTGCTCGCCACGCAGGCGCACACGCTCGCCGCGCTGGACGCCGCGCGCTTCCTGCAGGGGCTCGTCATTCCGCTCGTGATGGTCAGCTGCACCGCGTACGCCGCCGAGGAGTACGCGGGGCCGGGCGTGGCGCGCGCCATCACCGCGTACGTGACCGGCACCGTCCTCGGCGGGTTCGCCGGACGCTTCCTGAGCGGCGTGACGGTGGACGCCGTGCACGACTGGCGCGCCGCGTTCTGGCTGCTGGCCGCCACCAACCTGCTCGGCGCGCTGCTCGCGCTCGCGCTGCCCGCCTCGCGGCACTTCCGGCCGGTGCGGGACCTGAGGGCCGTGCGCGCCGACCTGACGCTGCACCTGCACAACCGCGCGCTGCTCGGCACGCTCGCCGTGGGCTTCGTGCTGCTGTTCACGCTGGTGTCGGCCTTCACGTTCGTGGTCCTGCACCTTGCCGCGCCCCCGTACCGTCTGTCGAGCGCCGGGACGGGCGGTGTGTTCGCGGTGTACCTGCTGGGCGTCGTCATCACGCCGCTCGCGTCGCGCCTGATGGCGGTGCGCGGCAGCGTGCGGACCTTCACGGTCGGCGTCGCGTTCTCGCTGGCGGGGCTGGGCCTGACGCTGCTGCCGTCCCTGCCGTGGATCGTGGTGGGGCTCGCGCTCGCGTCGAGCGGCGTGTTCGTCGGGCAGGCGGCCGCGCTGAGCGCCGTGCAGGCCAGCGTCACGCGCGCCCGCAGCCTCGCGACGGGCCTGTACAACCTCGCGTACTACGGGGGAGGGGCGGCCGCCACCGTGATCGGCGGGCTCGCGTACGCGCGGGCCGGTTGGGCGGGCGCTGTCGCGTGCAGCGCCGTGGCCCTGCTGCTGTCGCTCGCGGTGGGCCTCGTCACGTGGCGGCACGCACCCGGCACGCCGGACGGCGACCCGCCCGCCCGCTGA
- a CDS encoding pseudouridine synthase, with protein MSGEPERLQKFLARSGVASRRAAEDLIRSGRVSVNDLPATLGMSVGPQDEVRVDGELIGGHVEHVTYMLYKRRGVLTTVSDEKGRPTVLDGFRDVPGLHPVGRLDRDSEGLLLLTTDGDLTLRLTHPRYGHEKVYRAWIDGGAPSDEVLDALEDGIELEDGVTAPARVDRAGVGVYVTITEGRNRQVRRMLDAVGHAVTRLVRVRVGGLWLEDLRPGEARQLDERDLHDLLNPGLVPDNVWERRARLTRERWG; from the coding sequence GTGAGCGGCGAACCCGAACGCCTCCAGAAGTTCCTGGCGCGCAGCGGCGTCGCGTCGCGCCGCGCGGCGGAAGACCTCATCCGCTCCGGGCGCGTGAGCGTCAACGACCTGCCCGCCACGCTCGGCATGAGCGTCGGCCCGCAGGACGAGGTGCGCGTGGACGGCGAACTCATCGGCGGGCACGTGGAGCACGTCACGTACATGCTGTACAAGCGCCGCGGCGTCCTCACGACCGTCAGCGACGAGAAGGGCCGCCCCACCGTCCTCGACGGCTTCCGGGACGTGCCGGGCCTGCACCCCGTCGGTCGGCTCGACCGGGACTCCGAGGGCCTGCTGCTCCTCACCACCGACGGCGACCTCACGCTGCGCCTCACGCATCCCCGCTACGGGCACGAGAAGGTGTACCGCGCGTGGATCGACGGGGGCGCGCCGAGCGACGAGGTGCTGGACGCCCTGGAGGACGGCATCGAACTGGAGGACGGCGTGACCGCGCCCGCCCGCGTGGACCGCGCCGGGGTGGGCGTGTACGTCACCATCACCGAGGGCCGCAACCGGCAGGTGCGCCGCATGCTGGACGCCGTCGGGCACGCCGTCACGCGACTGGTGCGCGTCCGGGTGGGCGGCCTGTGGCTGGAGGACCTGCGGCCCGGCGAGGCCCGGCAGCTCGACGAGCGCGACCTGCACGACCTGCTGAACCCCGGCCTGGTGCCGGACAACGTCTGGGAACGCCGCGCGCGCCTCACCCGCGAACGCTGGGGCTGA
- a CDS encoding DUF423 domain-containing protein: MSAPAQSHTPAPGHDPSTAVSGAVLAGTGVALGAFGAHALKASLSADLLQVFETGVRYQMYHAVALLALSALPAYRDGWRRAPKLLLAGTLVFSLSLYVLALSGVKVLGAVTPIGGVLMLAGWVQVILDLRRRAP, translated from the coding sequence GTGAGTGCCCCCGCCCAGTCCCACACCCCGGCGCCCGGGCACGACCCGAGCACCGCCGTGTCCGGCGCGGTCCTCGCGGGGACCGGCGTGGCCCTGGGTGCCTTCGGCGCGCACGCCCTGAAGGCCAGCCTGAGCGCCGACCTGCTGCAGGTGTTCGAGACGGGCGTGAGGTACCAGATGTACCACGCGGTCGCCCTGCTGGCCCTGTCGGCCCTGCCCGCGTACCGGGACGGCTGGAGGCGCGCCCCGAAACTGCTCCTGGCGGGCACGCTGGTGTTCAGCCTCAGCCTGTATGTCCTCGCCCTGAGCGGCGTGAAGGTGCTGGGCGCCGTCACGCCCATCGGCGGGGTGCTGATGCTGGCAGGCTGGGTGCAGGTGATCCTCGACCTGCGCCGCCGTGCCCCCTGA
- the mraZ gene encoding division/cell wall cluster transcriptional repressor MraZ — MPFGEYPYSIDDKGRVVVPPPFRDFVEDGMILTRGMEGCLYIFPLAAWKRVEEQLEQLPLTDASSRAFVRFFYSGASKSRLDAQSRVSVPQPLRTFADLGTDVVVAGAPGRLELWNPARWDAAILAVQQDPPHPELLANFIA, encoded by the coding sequence TTGCCGTTTGGAGAATATCCGTACTCGATCGACGACAAGGGGCGCGTGGTCGTACCGCCTCCCTTCCGTGATTTCGTCGAGGACGGCATGATTCTCACGCGCGGCATGGAAGGCTGCCTGTACATCTTCCCGCTGGCCGCGTGGAAGCGCGTCGAGGAACAGCTGGAGCAGCTTCCGCTGACGGACGCCAGTTCCCGCGCCTTCGTGCGCTTCTTCTACAGCGGCGCCAGCAAGTCCCGCCTCGACGCGCAGAGCCGCGTGTCCGTCCCGCAGCCCCTGCGGACCTTCGCGGACCTGGGCACGGACGTGGTCGTGGCGGGCGCGCCCGGACGCCTGGAACTCTGGAACCCGGCCCGCTGGGACGCCGCCATCCTCGCCGTGCAGCAGGACCCGCCGCACCCCGAACTGCTCGCCAACTTCATCGCGTGA
- the rsmH gene encoding 16S rRNA (cytosine(1402)-N(4))-methyltransferase RsmH encodes MTDTPDLTHIPVLATEVLEALLPAEGKTIVDGTLGGAGHTRLLLTGGARVIGIDQDPYALGRVGALNLPGLTLVQGNYRDMDTLLPAIGVTQVDGVLLDIGVSSFQLDDAQRGFSYHTEAPLDMRMSQSGPSAADIVNTLEVEELAGIIYEYGEERHSRRIARGIVAAREDSPILTTTRLAEVIKRAYPGGHARGIHPARRTFQALRIHVNDELGALRSGLDAAASLLAPGGRLAVISFHSLEDRIVKRWMKLRSGQIEAKWGNRDEDREDAPPVVTHAGPVLRPLHKRPLEATEEEQERNPRARSAKLRVAERVPDAEVTAP; translated from the coding sequence ATGACCGACACCCCCGACCTGACCCACATCCCCGTCCTCGCCACCGAGGTCCTCGAAGCCCTGCTGCCCGCCGAGGGCAAGACCATCGTGGACGGCACGCTCGGCGGGGCGGGCCACACCCGCCTGCTCCTGACGGGCGGCGCGCGCGTCATCGGCATCGACCAGGACCCCTACGCGCTCGGCCGGGTGGGGGCGCTGAACCTGCCGGGCCTGACGCTCGTGCAGGGCAACTACCGCGACATGGACACCCTGCTGCCCGCCATCGGCGTGACGCAGGTGGACGGCGTGCTGCTCGACATCGGCGTGTCCAGCTTCCAGCTCGACGACGCTCAGCGCGGTTTCAGCTACCACACCGAGGCGCCGCTCGACATGCGCATGAGTCAGAGCGGCCCCTCCGCCGCCGACATCGTGAACACCCTGGAGGTCGAGGAGCTCGCGGGCATCATCTACGAGTACGGCGAGGAACGCCACTCGCGCCGCATCGCGCGCGGCATCGTCGCCGCCCGCGAGGACAGCCCCATCCTGACCACCACACGCCTCGCGGAAGTCATCAAGCGGGCGTACCCGGGCGGTCACGCGCGCGGCATCCACCCGGCACGCCGGACCTTCCAGGCGCTGCGCATCCACGTGAACGACGAACTCGGCGCGCTCCGCAGCGGCCTGGACGCGGCCGCGTCGCTGCTCGCGCCGGGCGGACGGCTCGCCGTGATCAGCTTCCACAGCCTGGAGGACCGCATCGTGAAACGCTGGATGAAGCTCCGCTCCGGGCAGATCGAAGCGAAGTGGGGCAACCGGGACGAGGACCGCGAGGACGCCCCGCCCGTCGTGACGCACGCCGGTCCCGTCCTGCGCCCCCTGCACAAGCGCCCGCTGGAGGCGACCGAGGAGGAACAGGAACGCAACCCGCGCGCCCGCAGCGCGAAACTGCGCGTCGCGGAACGCGTGCCGGACGCGGAGGTGACCGCCCCGTGA
- a CDS encoding cell division protein FtsL, with translation MTASVPDPQVQALWRARALRYVMIYVLMACVLVVLRYQTQAIYPHLRDLRATRTELQRQQNELSLTVQTLTSEQRIRAWAIADGMVPYAQASKERQKLPPALAPVPPPPATPLPATLTVRTVWK, from the coding sequence GTGACCGCGTCCGTGCCGGACCCGCAGGTGCAGGCGCTGTGGCGTGCCCGCGCCCTGCGCTACGTCATGATCTACGTCCTGATGGCCTGCGTGCTCGTGGTGCTGCGCTACCAGACGCAGGCGATCTACCCGCACCTGCGCGACCTGCGCGCCACCCGGACCGAACTGCAGCGCCAGCAGAACGAACTGAGCCTCACCGTGCAGACCCTCACCAGCGAGCAACGCATCCGCGCGTGGGCCATCGCGGACGGCATGGTGCCGTACGCGCAGGCCAGCAAGGAACGCCAGAAACTCCCGCCCGCCCTCGCGCCCGTCCCGCCGCCGCCCGCCACACCGCTCCCTGCCACCCTCACGGTCCGGACGGTCTGGAAGTGA
- a CDS encoding peptidoglycan D,D-transpeptidase FtsI family protein: protein MEIKIRLRSRVMQFVALMAFCTLVWAYAQLEWGLPQGVRRAVLQVRGSIVTEDGSVLARTVGGKRVYPNGPLAGQLLGMMGDTNGLEGLEAAYDSRLSAGQKVTLTIDPAIQAAAESVLKGAVLEHRAEYGSVVAIETKTGKILASATYPAFDPNSWKGQDPAVWRNRAFLDRFEPGSTIKGLVVAAAIQEGLTSPNTLYNTPMSRWVGTRRVGATIHDAVPHPGSLTTKQVLRYSSNVGMSHIVEHFPNQKLYDYLSAYGFGEDTPIPTVRTASGMLQPVARWDDVVRTTNAFGQGMSATTLQLATAYNALANDGLYVAPRLVVGEAQPQGREIVSAQTARTTRELLHAVISEGIPGAAGIKGYALAGKTGTAQVVVDGKYSSTIYDSVFAGFFPSDRPRVTLAVMVHGAKERYHGSMLAAPIYRDVAAAIISKWAEPPVPEAVTSP from the coding sequence ATGGAAATAAAGATTCGTCTGCGTTCGAGGGTCATGCAGTTCGTGGCCCTGATGGCCTTCTGCACGCTCGTGTGGGCGTACGCGCAACTGGAGTGGGGCCTGCCGCAGGGCGTGCGCCGCGCGGTCCTGCAGGTGCGCGGCAGCATCGTGACCGAGGACGGCTCGGTGCTGGCGCGCACCGTGGGCGGCAAGCGCGTGTACCCGAACGGGCCGCTCGCCGGGCAGCTGCTCGGCATGATGGGCGACACCAACGGCCTGGAGGGCCTGGAAGCCGCGTACGACTCGCGCCTCTCGGCAGGCCAGAAGGTCACGCTCACCATCGACCCGGCCATCCAGGCGGCCGCCGAGAGCGTCCTGAAAGGCGCGGTTCTCGAACACCGCGCGGAGTACGGCTCGGTCGTCGCCATCGAGACGAAGACCGGCAAGATCCTGGCGAGCGCCACGTACCCCGCCTTCGACCCGAACAGCTGGAAGGGTCAGGATCCGGCCGTGTGGCGCAACCGCGCCTTCCTGGACCGCTTCGAGCCCGGCTCGACTATCAAGGGCCTCGTGGTGGCCGCCGCCATCCAGGAGGGCCTGACCAGCCCCAACACCCTTTACAACACCCCCATGAGCCGCTGGGTCGGAACGCGCCGCGTGGGCGCCACCATTCACGACGCCGTGCCGCACCCCGGCTCCCTCACCACCAAGCAGGTCCTGCGCTACAGCAGCAACGTCGGCATGTCTCACATCGTGGAGCACTTCCCGAACCAGAAGCTGTACGATTACCTCTCCGCGTACGGGTTCGGGGAAGACACGCCCATCCCCACTGTCCGCACCGCGAGCGGCATGCTGCAGCCTGTCGCCCGCTGGGACGACGTGGTCCGCACCACCAACGCCTTCGGGCAGGGCATGAGCGCCACGACGCTGCAGCTGGCCACGGCGTACAACGCGCTCGCGAACGACGGCCTGTACGTCGCGCCGAGGCTCGTGGTGGGCGAGGCGCAGCCGCAGGGCCGCGAGATCGTGTCCGCGCAGACGGCCCGCACCACGCGCGAACTGCTGCACGCCGTCATCAGCGAGGGCATTCCCGGCGCGGCGGGCATCAAGGGGTACGCGCTGGCAGGCAAGACCGGCACGGCGCAGGTGGTGGTGGACGGCAAGTACAGTTCGACCATCTACGACAGCGTGTTCGCGGGGTTCTTCCCGTCGGACCGGCCTCGGGTGACGCTGGCCGTCATGGTGCACGGGGCGAAGGAGCGGTACCACGGGTCGATGCTGGCCGCGCCGATCTACCGTGACGTGGCGGCGGCGATCATCTCGAAGTGGGCGGAGCCGCCCGTGCCGGAGGCCGTCACGTCGCCCTGA
- a CDS encoding 3D domain-containing protein, with product MSRIARPGRTTAQNRSSTSTLTALLALLLGTFLTGALATPALPSSAVAAQAVKSALIAKAPAKTASSAASTRAQGVTKAASSAAPRSTGRSAVVHSTAYNSTPGQTDATPYITATGTRVRSGVVALSRDLLARFPYGTRITIEDLSGRYSSYLRGRVFVVEDTMHPRIGNTVDVWMGSRSEALAWGSRNIRITAVQ from the coding sequence ATGTCAAGAATCGCACGACCGGGCCGCACCACCGCCCAGAACCGCAGCAGCACGTCCACCCTCACGGCCCTCCTCGCGCTGCTCCTCGGCACGTTCCTCACCGGCGCCCTCGCCACGCCCGCCCTGCCCAGCTCCGCCGTCGCCGCGCAGGCCGTCAAGAGCGCCCTGATCGCGAAGGCGCCCGCCAAGACCGCCAGCAGCGCCGCCAGCACCCGCGCGCAGGGCGTCACCAAAGCCGCCAGCAGCGCCGCGCCGCGCAGCACCGGCCGCAGCGCCGTCGTGCACTCCACCGCGTACAACAGCACGCCCGGCCAGACCGACGCCACGCCGTACATCACCGCGACCGGTACCCGCGTCCGCTCCGGCGTCGTCGCCCTGAGCCGCGACCTGCTCGCCCGCTTCCCGTACGGCACGCGCATCACCATCGAGGACCTCAGCGGACGCTACTCCAGCTACCTGCGCGGCCGTGTCTTCGTGGTCGAGGACACCATGCACCCCCGCATCGGCAACACCGTCGACGTCTGGATGGGCAGCCGCAGCGAAGC